TAATCGTTCAGCCTTGAGAACTTCATGGGTTTTTTCTTCAACTAGATTTTCAAGATTATTTTTTTGTTCCTCTAATTCTCTGGTTCGCATATAAACCATTTTTGTCAAACTCTTGTTAACTGTCAAAACAATCATAGTAAAAACAGCAAGCATTGCAAAAACACCCATCATAATATTTTCTATTGATAGGCTTTCTTCAGAATCAACATATACTAAACTCGTTAACGATATCAAAACAACCATTGACACAATGATCAAAGTTAATGGAATTCCATATTTGCTGATTGTTTCAAATTGAATATTTTCAGAGAAAAATATTCCCTGATTCTTGTCATTTGAGGTATAAGCCAGTTTTAGACGATTTTCAAGTGAAAATATCAACAGAATAAAACTATACAAATACATCAAGTCAACAGGATGTCCATCATAGTAATTTCCGTCAAGTTCGGCAAACAAAAAGAAAGTATCTGAAACAGAATATATCAAAAATCCAAAAAGCAGTAGCATCCAAGAATAGTTTGCACCTCTTTTTGCCAAAAACATAATTCCAATTATTGCAGGCGTGATTTGGAACGCTGCTAAAATAGGATATGATAATGCAATGGATGTATCAAATGCGTGTTCACCCTCCATATCATCATATGCTGCTGAAAATGAAGGGATCAGAAATGAGATTGAAAGCCCCATTGCAAACATCCAAACTTTTTTTGAAATAGATTTTCTAACCGGCTTTAAAGAAATTAACAAAAAGGCTACAAAGAAGGGATATGCTGCCATGTAGAAAATATCAGCTTCTGATGGAAATGGATCCATATCATAAATATGATCATAGATTGCCCAGATTTGTTCAGCAGAAAACCAACACATGGCACCAATTGCAAATAACAAAAATGCTTTTGATTGAAAGTGATTTTGTTTGTGTAATTTAACTGCAAGAATTGAGGAAAGAACTACCAACAATCCAGGAATTATAGAGTATGATGGGACTGAAATCCACATAAATTGTGAATCGTCAAGAAATGGTCTTGCTTGATAGATAAGAGTAATTCCAATAAGAGTTGAAATAAGGTAAATTATGGAACGCGTATGAGTTTTAGTATGTTTTTTTTCAAGTTGCATTAGTATTCAGCTCCTAACTTCATACTTTTTCTAAATGAACAGATATAATAGATTTTCCCTTGCCCCATCATACAAATTTGTATAGAATTCAAATAGTTAATCCTCTTTGTGTAACATAAATTACATACAGAAGAATAATTAATATAATAATAGGTTCATACTTTGATATGAACAAAACTATCTTAGTGGCTGAAGACGATATTGATTTACTAAAAATTTATGCTGAAATTTTAGAGTATAACGGATTTGATGTCAAAACTGCCACAGACGGAGAAGAGGCAGTATCAGCATATGAAGAGGTTTCTCCAGGATTGGTGATTTTAGATGGGGATATGCCTACTATGAATGGTTTTGAAGCATTTTCAACCATTATCAAAAAAGACAAAAATGCTAATGTGGTTATTGTTACCGGTTATTCTGATTTTGATAAAAAATGCAGTAATGCATTACAAAATGGATTAATTTCAGTGGTTTCAAAACCAATTGGGTTAGATAAGCTGTTAGAATTAGCTAGAAAATATTGTAATGAGTTTATTTTTGAGAAATAAAATTAGTTTTCAGAAAGATCTATAAGCTGAATTGAAACAAAAAAAGATATGACA
Above is a window of Nitrosopumilus sp. K4 DNA encoding:
- a CDS encoding sensor histidine kinase; translation: MQLEKKHTKTHTRSIIYLISTLIGITLIYQARPFLDDSQFMWISVPSYSIIPGLLVVLSSILAVKLHKQNHFQSKAFLLFAIGAMCWFSAEQIWAIYDHIYDMDPFPSEADIFYMAAYPFFVAFLLISLKPVRKSISKKVWMFAMGLSISFLIPSFSAAYDDMEGEHAFDTSIALSYPILAAFQITPAIIGIMFLAKRGANYSWMLLLFGFLIYSVSDTFFLFAELDGNYYDGHPVDLMYLYSFILLIFSLENRLKLAYTSNDKNQGIFFSENIQFETISKYGIPLTLIIVSMVVLISLTSLVYVDSEESLSIENIMMGVFAMLAVFTMIVLTVNKSLTKMVYMRTRELEEQKNNLENLVEEKTHEVLKAERLSAIGELSGRLAHDLRNPLSVMKMSVDLIKQHPADTKISDTVITKRLDLIEKSIERISHQVDDVLDYVRNSPLKLEPVSLRKTLLNSIDKISIPHDIKIAISGDDKTIDCDLIKMDAVFINLIINSIQAMDNGGDIQIKISQKYDDVIIDFVDSGPGIPDAVKDKIFEPLFTTKQKGTGLGLASCKNIVEQHGGRITVSNNPTTFTIRLPKSDVKLYDEISTKK
- a CDS encoding response regulator, coding for MNKTILVAEDDIDLLKIYAEILEYNGFDVKTATDGEEAVSAYEEVSPGLVILDGDMPTMNGFEAFSTIIKKDKNANVVIVTGYSDFDKKCSNALQNGLISVVSKPIGLDKLLELARKYCNEFIFEK